In Kineococcus sp. NBC_00420, a single genomic region encodes these proteins:
- a CDS encoding peptide chain release factor 3 codes for MSADIETPGQISDVSPAQIVAEAARRRTIAVISHPDAGKSTLTEALALHANAIREAGHVHGKAGRAGVATDWQDMEKQRGISISSAVLQLSYRDQVVNVVDTPGHADFSEDTYRALTAVDAVIMLVDAARGMEVQTRKLFGVCKQRGLPVITVVNKWDRPGREALELLDEVESVTGLKPTPMTWPVGIAGDFRGLLERGTGEYVKYTKAPGGATRALEQRMSGEEAAALEGASWQQALDEHDLLTATEADHDEEAFLGFRTTPVYFTAAVANTGVGQVLDAIVDVAPHPHDQDDVAGHTHAVTESFSAQVFKTQTGMNPAHRDRLAFARIHSGVFHRGMTVRDDKSGRPMVLKHVQTVFGADRSTVDVAWPGDVIGLVNARHVNVGDTLSENGRIAYPPLPVFAPEHFRTVRPSDLRVGKQFRQGLRELDAEGVVRVLTSDSRGDGEPVISAVGALQFDVVQYRMTHEFRSPVLFTELPYTTARIIDAEDAPLLRAHRGTEVVHNADGRTFALFTDEWRVRSFERDNPDVRLEELVATSD; via the coding sequence GTGAGCGCCGACATCGAGACCCCCGGACAGATCAGCGACGTCAGCCCCGCGCAGATCGTGGCCGAGGCGGCCCGTCGTCGCACCATCGCCGTCATCAGCCACCCCGACGCCGGGAAGTCGACGCTGACCGAGGCGCTCGCGCTGCACGCCAACGCCATCCGCGAGGCCGGCCACGTCCACGGCAAGGCGGGCCGGGCGGGGGTCGCGACCGACTGGCAGGACATGGAGAAGCAGCGCGGGATCTCGATCAGCTCCGCCGTGCTCCAGCTCTCCTACCGCGACCAGGTCGTCAACGTCGTCGACACCCCCGGTCACGCGGACTTCTCCGAGGACACCTACCGCGCGTTGACCGCCGTCGACGCCGTGATCATGCTCGTCGACGCGGCCCGCGGCATGGAGGTGCAGACTCGCAAGCTCTTCGGCGTCTGCAAGCAGCGCGGGCTGCCCGTGATCACGGTCGTCAACAAGTGGGACCGGCCGGGCCGGGAGGCCCTCGAGCTGCTCGACGAGGTCGAGTCCGTGACCGGGCTCAAGCCGACGCCGATGACCTGGCCCGTCGGGATCGCGGGCGACTTCCGCGGGCTCCTCGAACGGGGGACCGGCGAGTACGTCAAGTACACGAAGGCCCCCGGTGGAGCCACCCGCGCGCTCGAGCAGCGGATGAGCGGTGAGGAGGCCGCCGCCCTGGAGGGCGCGTCCTGGCAGCAGGCCCTCGACGAGCACGACCTGCTCACGGCCACCGAGGCCGACCACGACGAGGAGGCGTTCCTCGGGTTCCGCACGACGCCGGTGTACTTCACCGCCGCGGTCGCGAACACCGGTGTCGGCCAGGTCCTCGACGCGATCGTCGACGTCGCCCCGCACCCGCACGACCAGGACGACGTCGCCGGGCACACCCACGCCGTGACCGAGAGCTTCAGCGCGCAGGTCTTCAAGACCCAGACCGGCATGAACCCCGCCCACCGCGACCGGCTCGCGTTCGCCCGCATCCACTCCGGGGTGTTCCACCGGGGCATGACCGTGCGCGACGACAAGAGCGGCCGTCCGATGGTCCTCAAGCACGTGCAGACGGTGTTCGGTGCGGACCGCTCCACGGTGGACGTGGCCTGGCCCGGTGACGTCATCGGCCTGGTCAACGCCCGCCACGTCAACGTGGGCGACACGCTGTCGGAGAACGGCCGCATCGCCTACCCGCCGCTGCCGGTCTTCGCCCCGGAGCACTTCCGCACCGTGCGCCCCTCCGACCTCCGCGTCGGCAAGCAGTTCCGGCAGGGCCTGCGCGAACTCGACGCGGAAGGGGTCGTGCGCGTCCTGACCTCCGACTCCCGCGGGGACGGCGAACCCGTCATCAGCGCGGTCGGCGCCCTGCAGTTCGACGTCGTGCAGTACCGCATGACCCACGAGTTTCGCTCGCCCGTGCTGTTCACCGAACTGCCCTACACGACGGCCCGCATCATCGACGCCGAGGACGCCCCGCTGCTGCGCGCCCACCGGGGCACCGAGGTCGTCCACAACGCCGACGGCCGCACGTTCGCCCTGTTCACCGACGAGTGGCGCGTCCGCAGCTTCGAACGCGACAACCCCGACGTGCGCCTCGAGGAGCTCGTCGCCACCAGCGACTGA
- a CDS encoding MFS transporter codes for MSTPEVPSPRLDLRSGPQRVFAHLLVSNAIVSVVNYTVWFAVTFWVFLATRSVFATGTIAGIFVVATAATGIWFGSLVDHHRKRSVLQASALVSVAVYGVCLAVYLATPDGTFSDVASWQLWAFVVLCVLGVVAGNPRGIALPTLVTLLVPAEVRDRANGLVGTVTGTSMLVTSVISGVLVASGGMLHVLLLAIVVITASVLHLARVEVPEDRTVDAGASGAGAGVDLRGTWRLVRGVPGLVPLIAFSCFNNFIGGGFMALMDAYGLSLVSVQVWGLLWGGLSALMIVGGLLVARLGLGSRPVRLLLLVNLVSWTVTMLFPLASSIVTLTLAMVVFMLLMPFAEATEQTVLQRVVPYERQGRVFGFAQSVEQSAAPVTAFLVGPITQFLVVPFMTDDAGAEAIGDWFGTGQTRAIALVFVAIGLLGLVATVVALLSPQYRALAASSSADSPAQRSTAGRM; via the coding sequence GTGTCGACACCCGAGGTCCCCTCGCCCCGCCTCGACCTGCGTTCCGGCCCGCAGCGGGTGTTCGCGCACCTGCTCGTGAGCAACGCGATCGTCAGCGTCGTGAACTACACGGTCTGGTTCGCCGTGACGTTCTGGGTGTTCCTCGCGACCCGCTCGGTCTTCGCGACCGGGACGATCGCGGGGATCTTCGTCGTGGCCACCGCCGCGACGGGGATCTGGTTCGGCAGCCTCGTCGACCACCACCGCAAGCGCTCGGTGCTGCAGGCCTCGGCGCTGGTCTCGGTCGCGGTCTACGGCGTGTGCCTGGCGGTGTACCTGGCGACCCCCGACGGGACGTTCTCCGACGTCGCGTCCTGGCAGCTGTGGGCCTTCGTGGTGCTGTGCGTGCTGGGGGTGGTGGCCGGCAACCCGCGCGGGATCGCCCTGCCCACGCTCGTCACGCTGCTGGTGCCCGCGGAGGTGCGCGACCGCGCGAACGGCCTCGTGGGGACGGTGACCGGCACCTCGATGCTCGTCACCTCCGTCATCAGCGGTGTCCTCGTCGCCTCCGGTGGCATGCTGCACGTCCTGCTGCTGGCGATCGTCGTGATCACCGCCTCGGTGCTGCACCTGGCCCGTGTGGAGGTGCCCGAGGACCGGACCGTCGACGCCGGGGCGTCCGGCGCCGGGGCCGGGGTCGACCTGCGCGGGACGTGGCGGCTGGTCCGGGGCGTCCCGGGACTCGTGCCGCTGATCGCCTTCAGCTGCTTCAACAACTTCATCGGCGGCGGGTTCATGGCCCTCATGGACGCCTACGGGCTGTCGCTGGTGTCGGTGCAGGTGTGGGGGCTGCTCTGGGGCGGGCTCAGCGCGCTGATGATCGTCGGGGGGCTGCTCGTCGCGCGTCTCGGTCTCGGCAGCCGCCCGGTGCGACTCCTGCTGCTGGTCAACCTGGTCTCGTGGACGGTGACGATGCTGTTCCCGCTGGCGTCCTCGATCGTGACGCTCACGCTGGCCATGGTCGTGTTCATGCTGCTCATGCCCTTCGCGGAGGCCACCGAGCAGACGGTCCTGCAACGCGTGGTGCCCTACGAGCGCCAGGGCCGGGTGTTCGGGTTCGCGCAGAGCGTCGAGCAGTCCGCCGCTCCCGTCACGGCGTTCCTCGTCGGTCCGATCACCCAGTTCCTCGTCGTCCCGTTCATGACCGACGACGCGGGGGCGGAGGCGATCGGCGACTGGTTCGGAACCGGGCAGACCCGGGCGATCGCTCTGGTCTTCGTGGCCATCGGGCTGCTGGGTCTGGTCGCGACGGTGGTGGCCCTCCTCAGCCCGCAGTACCGCGCACTGGCGGCGTCCTCCTCGGCGGACAGCCCGGCGCAGCGATCCACGGCCGGACGGATGTGA
- a CDS encoding phosphotransferase, with product MHASGGNRLRWNDLPAAVHAVVAEVLGSPVVSAQSQSGGFSPGSADRVLAADGTRAFVKAVSPAQNSDTPAMQEREARITAALPAGVPAPGFRGAHWVEDFHVLVLDEVPGRQPELPWRPDDLDLVVVALERLARTATPCPVPDLPTATESLAGQLPGSARELLGGDTLVHLDLRADNVLITEAGAVLVDWPHACVGPPWLDLLALLFEVDRLGEEDLAERVLATSALTRDVDPEVLTTVLDGFSEFFLGRAAQPAPPGLPTLRSFQRVQGEALLRWVERRRTAAR from the coding sequence ATGCACGCGTCCGGAGGAAACCGACTGCGCTGGAACGACCTGCCCGCAGCGGTGCACGCCGTCGTCGCCGAGGTTCTCGGTTCGCCCGTGGTGTCGGCGCAGTCGCAGTCCGGGGGGTTCTCGCCCGGGTCGGCGGACCGGGTCCTCGCCGCGGACGGGACCCGAGCCTTCGTCAAGGCGGTGAGCCCCGCGCAGAACAGCGACACCCCGGCCATGCAGGAACGCGAGGCGAGGATCACCGCCGCCCTCCCGGCCGGGGTTCCCGCCCCGGGGTTCCGCGGTGCGCACTGGGTGGAGGACTTCCACGTCCTCGTCCTGGACGAGGTTCCCGGACGGCAACCGGAACTGCCCTGGCGGCCCGACGACCTCGACCTCGTGGTGGTGGCGCTGGAGCGGCTCGCGCGCACCGCGACCCCCTGTCCGGTGCCGGACCTGCCCACGGCGACCGAGTCGCTGGCCGGGCAGTTGCCCGGGAGCGCCCGGGAACTCCTCGGCGGGGACACCCTCGTCCACCTCGACCTCCGGGCCGACAACGTCCTGATCACCGAGGCAGGTGCGGTCCTGGTCGACTGGCCGCACGCCTGCGTCGGCCCGCCCTGGCTGGACCTGCTCGCCCTGCTCTTCGAGGTCGATCGGCTGGGCGAGGAGGACCTCGCCGAGCGGGTCCTCGCAACGTCCGCCCTCACCCGCGACGTCGATCCCGAGGTGTTGACGACCGTCCTGGACGGGTTCTCGGAGTTCTTCCTCGGCCGCGCTGCGCAGCCGGCGCCGCCCGGGTTGCCGACGTTGCGCTCCTTCCAGCGGGTGCAGGGCGAGGCCCTGCTCCGGTGGGTCGAACGGCGGCGGACCGCAGCGCGGTGA